A stretch of Paenibacillus mucilaginosus 3016 DNA encodes these proteins:
- a CDS encoding aminoglycoside 6-adenylyltransferase, with product MRSEREMMDTILSFANEEEGIRAVIMNGSRVNPKARRDPFQDYDIVFFVRQVGPFVRDRSWIRRFGGMMIMQTPDEMETEPDVTGEYSRFAFLMQFADGNRIDLTLIPYERRDKLPGDSLSVLLLDKAGTLEPYPPPSDRDYLTQPPAPQSFAACCNEFWWVSTYVAKGLWRRELPYAKTMMEGPVRSMLVRMLEWHVGIHSGFTAATGKAGKHLEKHLAPKLWEAYVGTYADGDYERIWEALFAMGGLFRETAQDVASHFGYAYPEEDDRRVTAHLHYVRALPEDAVELYGEADG from the coding sequence ATGCGCAGCGAACGGGAAATGATGGACACCATCCTCAGCTTCGCGAACGAGGAGGAGGGCATCCGGGCCGTGATCATGAACGGCTCACGGGTTAATCCGAAGGCACGCCGCGATCCTTTTCAGGATTATGACATTGTGTTCTTCGTCAGGCAGGTCGGCCCGTTCGTCCGGGACCGGTCATGGATCCGGCGCTTTGGCGGGATGATGATCATGCAGACACCCGACGAGATGGAGACGGAGCCCGATGTGACAGGGGAATACAGCCGTTTTGCGTTTCTGATGCAGTTCGCCGACGGGAACCGGATCGACCTGACTTTGATCCCTTATGAGCGGAGGGACAAGCTGCCGGGGGACAGCCTGAGCGTTCTGCTGCTCGATAAGGCCGGGACCTTGGAACCGTATCCGCCGCCCAGTGACCGGGATTATCTGACGCAGCCGCCGGCCCCGCAGTCCTTCGCCGCCTGCTGCAATGAATTCTGGTGGGTAAGCACGTACGTCGCCAAAGGACTCTGGCGCCGCGAGCTTCCTTACGCCAAGACGATGATGGAAGGGCCGGTCCGGAGCATGCTCGTGCGCATGCTGGAGTGGCATGTCGGTATCCACAGCGGATTCACGGCTGCAACCGGCAAGGCCGGCAAGCATCTCGAGAAGCATCTCGCGCCGAAGCTGTGGGAGGCCTATGTCGGGACCTACGCGGACGGGGATTACGAACGGATCTGGGAGGCGCTGTTCGCGATGGGCGGGCTGTTCCGGGAGACGGCGCAGGACGTGGCTTCGCATTTCGGCTATGCCTATCCGGAGGAGGATGACCGAAGGGTGACGGCCCATCTCCACTATGTCAGAGCGCTGCCGGAGGATGCAGTGGAGCTGTATGGAGAAGCGGACGGGTAA
- a CDS encoding GNAT family N-acetyltransferase: protein MSLLIRCAEPQDLLPLSGLMHDYIVGFYGNPWPGDDRIHNLIRSLLERQAGVQFVAEREDALIGFATLYFTYSTMKANPITIMNDFFLLEPYRGTEAETRLFTHCRSFSLDNGFSYMSWITGTGNERAQRFFDEAGALRGSWVNYSII from the coding sequence ATGTCCCTTCTTATCCGCTGCGCCGAACCGCAGGATCTCCTCCCGCTGTCCGGGCTGATGCACGATTATATCGTCGGTTTCTACGGCAATCCCTGGCCTGGGGACGATCGGATTCATAACCTGATCCGCTCCCTGCTGGAGCGGCAGGCCGGCGTTCAGTTCGTGGCCGAAAGAGAGGACGCCCTCATTGGCTTTGCCACCCTGTATTTTACATACAGTACGATGAAGGCGAACCCGATTACCATCATGAACGATTTCTTCCTGCTGGAGCCCTACCGGGGAACCGAGGCGGAAACCCGGCTGTTCACCCACTGCCGCAGCTTCTCGCTCGACAACGGATTCTCTTACATGTCCTGGATCACAGGTACGGGCAACGAACGGGCCCAGCGTTTCTTCGATGAAGCCGGGGCCTTGCGGGGCAGCTGGGTGAACTACTCCATTATCTGA
- a CDS encoding rhamnogalacturonan acetylesterase translates to MREDRRVTVYIAGDSTAANYPEDKRPMSGWGEWIASYLAEEVRVSNRARNGRSSKSFIAEGHFDRIASSIGEGDYLLVQFGHNDEKPDEKRHTDPGSTYEEHLTRYIEMARSKGAHPLLLTSVERRKFNEVGELVPSHGDYPAAVQRLAEKLEVPLLDLCSRTQEAYRKLGAEASKAWFVWLEPGEHPNYPEGERDDTHFNELGAQKVAGLVAEALAASGSPLAGYLKAGAAG, encoded by the coding sequence ATGAGAGAAGATAGACGCGTCACGGTATACATAGCCGGCGATTCGACCGCCGCGAATTATCCGGAGGACAAGCGGCCGATGTCGGGCTGGGGCGAGTGGATCGCATCTTACCTGGCGGAGGAGGTGCGGGTCAGCAACCGGGCGCGCAACGGGCGCAGCTCGAAGAGCTTCATTGCCGAAGGGCATTTCGACCGGATCGCTTCTTCGATCGGGGAGGGGGATTACCTCCTGGTCCAGTTCGGGCATAACGACGAGAAGCCGGACGAGAAACGCCATACGGACCCCGGCTCCACGTACGAGGAGCATCTGACCCGGTACATCGAGATGGCGCGGAGCAAAGGGGCGCACCCGCTGCTGCTCACTTCTGTGGAGCGGCGGAAGTTCAATGAGGTGGGAGAGCTCGTCCCGTCCCACGGGGACTACCCTGCTGCGGTACAGCGGCTGGCGGAGAAGCTGGAGGTGCCGCTGCTCGATCTGTGCAGCCGGACGCAGGAGGCGTACCGGAAGCTGGGCGCGGAGGCGTCCAAGGCTTGGTTCGTCTGGCTGGAACCGGGCGAGCATCCGAACTATCCCGAAGGGGAGCGGGACGATACGCACTTCAATGAGCTCGGCGCGCAGAAGGTCGCGGGGCTGGTGGCGGAAGCGCTGGCCGCCTCAGGCAGCCCGCTTGCCGGGTATCTGAAGGCGGGAGCCGCGGGCTGA
- a CDS encoding immunity 22 family protein gives MDKDLTDGSRVSLWLGSWSSEEAAKAYVEGSYTEDGDYVPSPFERDFAFRYDPDFIELNFKETPAADWESLLQGHSYDEEIIPAFMEEIGPLSRSFNTVILVYNLAYDAEHLRSGTAAGELEYIGQAAYD, from the coding sequence ATGGACAAGGACCTGACGGACGGGAGCCGCGTTTCCCTCTGGCTGGGCTCATGGAGCTCGGAGGAGGCGGCGAAGGCCTATGTCGAAGGAAGCTATACGGAAGACGGGGACTATGTGCCTTCCCCGTTTGAGCGAGACTTTGCGTTCCGGTACGATCCGGACTTCATCGAGCTGAATTTCAAGGAAACGCCGGCTGCCGATTGGGAGAGCCTGCTTCAAGGGCATTCTTACGACGAGGAGATCATTCCGGCTTTCATGGAGGAGATCGGGCCCTTGAGCCGCTCGTTCAATACAGTAATCCTCGTGTACAACCTGGCGTATGATGCGGAGCACTTGCGAAGCGGGACGGCGGCAGGCGAGCTCGAGTATATCGGCCAGGCAGCATACGATTGA
- a CDS encoding GGDEF domain-containing protein has translation MAALADLAALEFCFLCTAAFPDAEFRFYFLCGVPDGDRAGLRGSDLLFCLLYAPGPCYPEAARALRADGRSDGHLQRPLLPGSVPEALQCRAAGEDRAEPARDGYRFFKKINDTLGHPAGDQVLVEYAGLLRDNFRGTEIITRNGGEEFSVMFANVNREQALEASKRFHELVRAHVFLEGHEKGPLKLTVSAGLAAYSGAYAEPGELYAAADEQLYKAKRDGRDRLYSV, from the coding sequence GTGGCGGCGCTGGCAGATCTGGCTGCTCTTGAATTTTGTTTTTTATGTACTGCTGCATTTCCTGACGCCGAATTCCGCTTCTACTTCCTTTGCGGTGTACCGGATGGCGATCGAGCTGGGCTGCGGGGCTCTGATCTATTATTTTGTCTCCTATATGCACCAGGCCCATGTTACCCAGAAGCAGCTCGAGCGTTACGCGCTGACGGACGGTCTGACGGGCATCTCCAACGTCCGCTTCTTCCAGGAAGTGTTCCCGAAGCTCTTCAGTGCCGCGCAGCGGGGGAAGATCGGGCTGAGCCTGCTCGTGACGGATATCGATTTTTTAAAAAGATCAACGATACGCTCGGTCATCCGGCCGGAGACCAGGTGCTGGTCGAATATGCGGGCCTGCTCCGGGACAACTTCAGGGGTACGGAGATTATCACGCGCAACGGCGGTGAGGAATTTTCGGTCATGTTCGCCAATGTCAACAGGGAGCAGGCGCTCGAAGCCTCCAAACGGTTCCATGAGCTGGTCCGGGCGCATGTGTTCCTCGAAGGGCACGAGAAGGGTCCCCTGAAGCTGACGGTCTCGGCCGGGCTTGCCGCTTACTCCGGAGCGTACGCCGAACCCGGGGAGCTGTATGCGGCGGCGGATGAGCAGCTCTACAAGGCGAAGCGGGACGGAAGGGACCGGCTGTATTCGGTTTGA
- a CDS encoding ABC transporter ATP-binding protein, producing the protein MLRRFFSYYRPYRGLFLLDFGCAVVAGLLELGFPLAVNQFVDKLLPGQNWPLILWACAALLFIYVLNTALQYVVTYWGHMLGINIETDMRRKLFDHIQKLSFRFFDNNKTGHLMTRITNDLNEIGEIAHHGPEDIFIAVMTLLGAFGLMLTINWKLAVLTFVIIPLMAWFALHFSSRMTRTYERLFGDVGEFNTRVENNIGGIRVVQAFANEEYEKELFKVNNQQYRLTKLLAYKLMAKSMSITYMMMRLVSVFVMIAGTWFVIRGELSYGEFVGFLLLSNVFFRPIEKINAVIESYPKGIAGFKRYCAILDTEPDVADAPDAVAAGPLNGDIVFRSVSFGYDGSKQILKGLNLSIRAGETVAFVGPSGAGKTTICSLLPRFYECSEGSITIDGMDIRRMTLQSLRSQIGIVQQEVYLFEGTIRQNIAYGKLDAGDEEIWEAARRAQLEEFIRKQPDGMQTQIGERGVKLSGGQKQRLAIARMFLKNPPILILDEATSALDTATELAIQQSLAELSAGRTTLVIAHRLATIKNADRIIVVTEDGVAEEGAHQELVAAGGMYSRLHQAQFGT; encoded by the coding sequence TTGCTTCGCCGTTTTTTCTCCTACTACCGGCCTTACCGGGGGCTGTTCCTGCTCGATTTCGGCTGCGCGGTCGTGGCGGGCCTGCTTGAGCTGGGCTTTCCGCTGGCCGTCAACCAGTTCGTGGACAAGCTGCTGCCGGGCCAGAACTGGCCGCTCATCCTGTGGGCGTGCGCCGCACTGCTCTTCATCTATGTCCTGAATACCGCGCTGCAGTATGTGGTCACCTATTGGGGCCATATGCTCGGGATCAACATTGAGACGGATATGCGCCGAAAGCTCTTCGATCATATCCAGAAGCTCTCATTCCGCTTCTTCGATAACAATAAGACCGGGCATCTCATGACGCGGATCACGAATGACCTGAATGAGATCGGGGAGATTGCGCACCATGGTCCGGAGGATATTTTCATTGCGGTGATGACGCTTCTCGGCGCCTTCGGTCTTATGCTGACGATCAACTGGAAGCTGGCCGTGCTGACGTTCGTGATCATTCCGCTGATGGCCTGGTTCGCCCTTCACTTCAGCTCGCGGATGACGCGTACCTACGAGCGGCTGTTCGGCGATGTGGGTGAATTCAACACGCGCGTCGAGAACAATATAGGCGGCATCCGCGTCGTTCAGGCGTTCGCGAACGAAGAGTACGAGAAGGAGCTCTTCAAGGTCAACAACCAGCAGTACCGGCTGACGAAGCTCCTGGCCTACAAGCTCATGGCCAAGAGCATGTCGATCACCTATATGATGATGCGGCTCGTCTCCGTGTTCGTCATGATCGCCGGCACCTGGTTCGTCATCCGGGGGGAGCTGTCCTACGGGGAATTCGTAGGGTTCCTGCTGCTCTCGAACGTATTCTTCCGGCCGATCGAGAAGATCAATGCCGTCATTGAGAGCTACCCGAAGGGCATTGCCGGGTTCAAACGCTACTGCGCCATCCTCGACACCGAGCCGGATGTGGCCGACGCGCCGGATGCGGTGGCTGCCGGTCCGCTGAACGGGGACATCGTTTTCCGCTCGGTGTCCTTCGGCTATGACGGAAGCAAGCAGATCCTCAAGGGACTGAACCTGTCCATCCGGGCCGGGGAAACGGTCGCGTTCGTCGGTCCTTCTGGCGCGGGCAAGACGACGATCTGCTCCCTGCTGCCGCGCTTCTACGAGTGCAGCGAGGGCAGCATCACCATCGACGGCATGGATATCCGCCGCATGACCCTGCAGTCGCTGCGCAGCCAGATCGGCATCGTGCAGCAGGAGGTGTACCTCTTCGAGGGCACGATCCGCCAGAACATCGCCTACGGCAAGCTGGACGCCGGCGACGAAGAGATCTGGGAAGCCGCGCGTCGGGCCCAGCTCGAGGAGTTCATCCGCAAGCAGCCGGACGGCATGCAGACGCAGATCGGCGAGCGCGGCGTGAAGCTCTCCGGCGGGCAGAAACAGCGCCTGGCCATCGCGCGCATGTTCCTCAAGAACCCGCCGATCCTCATCCTCGACGAGGCGACTTCCGCGCTCGACACGGCTACGGAGCTGGCGATCCAGCAGTCGCTCGCCGAGCTGTCGGCCGGCCGCACCACGCTCGTCATCGCCCACCGGCTCGCGACGATCAAGAACGCCGACCGGATCATCGTCGTTACGGAGGACGGCGTCGCCGAAGAGGGCGCGCACCAGGAGCTCGTCGCCGCCGGCGGCATGTACAGCCGGCTGCATCAGGCGCAGTTCGGCACGTAA
- a CDS encoding alpha-N-arabinofuranosidase: protein MSASANRVIIQTDIGRGTINPNIYGHFAEHLGRCIYEGFWVGEDSPIPNTKGIRNDVVEALRKLNIPVLRWPGGCFADEYHWKDGIGPREQRKEMINTHWGGVVENNHFGTHEFLLLCETLGCEPYISGNVGSGTVQEMSEWVEYMTFEGVSPMSKLRKENGREEPWALKYFGVGNENWGCGGNMRPEYYADLYRQYQTYVRNYGENKIYKIACGPNSDDYNWMEVVMREAGRYMDAISLHYYTVPGTWKEKGSATEFTAEDWFVTMKKTLHMDELLTKHKAIMDRHDPDKRVALIVDEWGTWFDVEPGTNPGFLYQQNTMRDALVAGLNLHLFHNHNDRVQMANIAQTVNVLQSVILTEGAKMVLTPTYHVFDMYKVHQGAERLETHGTFASYAQGGEALEQVSVSASRDAQGRIHISLCNLDPGSEAKVELDLRGLAGGYAVSGTVLASSGMQDHNSFDEPDKVAPQAYHGAEKNEGGLTAVLPPMSLVVLELREEGL from the coding sequence GTGAGCGCTTCAGCCAATCGGGTCATCATCCAGACGGACATCGGCAGAGGGACCATTAACCCCAACATTTACGGGCATTTTGCAGAGCATCTCGGACGCTGCATCTATGAGGGATTCTGGGTAGGCGAAGACTCGCCCATACCGAATACGAAAGGCATCCGCAATGACGTCGTGGAAGCGCTTCGAAAACTGAACATCCCCGTGCTCCGCTGGCCGGGCGGCTGCTTTGCCGACGAGTACCACTGGAAGGACGGCATCGGTCCGCGCGAACAGCGCAAGGAGATGATCAACACCCACTGGGGCGGCGTGGTCGAGAACAACCACTTCGGCACGCACGAATTCCTCTTGCTCTGCGAGACGCTCGGCTGCGAGCCGTACATCTCGGGCAATGTGGGAAGCGGCACGGTCCAGGAGATGTCCGAGTGGGTCGAGTACATGACCTTCGAGGGCGTTTCCCCGATGTCGAAGCTGCGTAAGGAGAACGGGCGGGAGGAGCCTTGGGCGCTGAAATATTTTGGCGTGGGGAACGAGAACTGGGGCTGCGGCGGGAACATGCGTCCGGAATATTATGCGGATCTGTACCGGCAGTACCAGACCTACGTGCGCAATTACGGGGAGAACAAGATCTACAAGATCGCCTGCGGTCCGAACTCGGATGACTACAACTGGATGGAGGTCGTGATGCGGGAGGCGGGCCGGTACATGGACGCCATCTCCCTGCATTACTATACGGTACCGGGCACCTGGAAGGAAAAAGGCTCTGCGACGGAGTTTACGGCAGAAGACTGGTTCGTCACCATGAAGAAAACGCTGCATATGGACGAGCTGCTCACGAAGCACAAGGCGATCATGGACCGCCACGATCCGGACAAGCGCGTGGCGCTCATCGTCGACGAATGGGGCACCTGGTTCGACGTCGAGCCGGGCACGAACCCCGGCTTCCTCTACCAGCAGAATACGATGCGCGATGCGCTGGTGGCGGGGCTGAACCTGCATCTGTTCCATAACCACAATGACCGCGTCCAGATGGCGAACATCGCCCAGACGGTTAACGTGCTGCAATCGGTGATCCTGACCGAGGGCGCCAAGATGGTGCTGACACCTACCTACCATGTGTTCGATATGTACAAGGTTCACCAGGGAGCGGAGAGGCTGGAGACCCACGGCACGTTCGCTTCGTATGCGCAGGGCGGTGAGGCGCTGGAGCAGGTGTCGGTGTCCGCTTCGAGGGATGCGCAGGGCCGGATTCATATCTCGCTCTGCAATCTCGACCCGGGCTCGGAAGCGAAGGTCGAGCTCGATCTTCGCGGGCTGGCCGGCGGCTATGCCGTCAGCGGGACCGTGCTCGCTTCCTCCGGCATGCAGGACCACAATTCGTTCGATGAGCCGGACAAAGTCGCACCGCAGGCCTACCATGGGGCTGAGAAAAACGAAGGCGGCCTGACGGCCGTGCTGCCTCCGATGTCCCTGGTGGTGCTCGAGCTGAGGGAGGAAGGGCTGTGA
- a CDS encoding MalY/PatB family protein, which translates to MAYDFDRLIDRRNTRSYKWDQGAKLFGDPDILPLWVADMDFLAPPAVREVLEKRAALGVYGYAVRTESYLASIVNWYRRRHGWTVEPGWITDSPSIVTSLSLAVELFTEPGGEVVLQSPVYYPFYDVILGNGRKVAKNPLVIRNNRFEMDYEHLESLFQGGAKLLLLCSPHNPGGRVWEREELLRLGELCLRYGVTVVSDEIHCDLALSGHKHIPFASLSPELADITMTCLAATKTFNLPGLHTSYVVTSNASLRRRLEHRIKTLSIHMASHFAQDAVEAAYNEGEPWLDEMLAYVEGNLDYAIGFLAEHLPEVKPLRPDGTYLLWVDCRGLNLDIKGLKDLMFNRAKVAFSEGSVFGTEGEGWLRINLACPRSILEEALQRFCGAAVPQ; encoded by the coding sequence TTGGCTTACGATTTTGACCGACTTATTGACCGCCGCAACACCCGCTCTTACAAATGGGACCAAGGTGCCAAGCTGTTCGGCGATCCGGATATTCTCCCGCTGTGGGTAGCGGACATGGATTTCCTTGCCCCGCCCGCGGTCCGCGAAGTGCTTGAGAAGCGTGCCGCGCTCGGCGTCTACGGGTATGCCGTCCGGACGGAGAGCTATCTTGCAAGCATCGTGAACTGGTACCGCCGGCGTCACGGCTGGACGGTCGAGCCCGGATGGATCACGGATTCCCCAAGCATCGTGACATCCCTGAGCCTGGCCGTCGAGCTGTTCACCGAGCCCGGCGGCGAGGTCGTCCTGCAGTCGCCGGTTTATTATCCGTTCTATGACGTCATCCTGGGCAACGGCCGCAAGGTCGCCAAGAACCCGCTCGTCATCCGGAACAACCGCTTCGAGATGGACTACGAGCATCTCGAGTCCCTGTTCCAGGGGGGAGCCAAGCTCCTGCTGCTGTGCTCCCCGCATAATCCCGGCGGGCGTGTCTGGGAGCGCGAGGAGCTGCTGCGCCTTGGCGAGCTGTGCCTGAGATACGGCGTGACCGTGGTTTCCGACGAGATCCACTGCGACCTGGCCCTCTCCGGTCACAAGCATATCCCATTCGCCTCCCTCTCGCCCGAGCTTGCGGACATTACGATGACTTGTCTGGCGGCAACGAAGACGTTCAACCTGCCGGGCCTGCACACATCCTACGTCGTAACCTCGAACGCGTCCCTGCGCCGCCGGCTCGAGCACCGCATCAAGACGCTGAGCATCCACATGGCGAGCCATTTCGCCCAGGACGCGGTGGAAGCGGCCTACAACGAAGGCGAGCCGTGGCTCGACGAGATGCTCGCCTATGTCGAGGGCAACCTCGATTACGCGATCGGCTTCCTGGCCGAGCACCTGCCGGAAGTGAAGCCGCTGCGCCCGGATGGCACGTACCTGCTGTGGGTCGACTGCCGCGGGCTGAACCTGGACATCAAGGGCCTCAAGGACCTGATGTTCAACCGGGCCAAGGTGGCCTTCAGCGAAGGTTCGGTGTTCGGCACCGAAGGCGAAGGCTGGCTGCGCATCAACCTGGCCTGCCCGCGCTCCATCCTCGAAGAGGCGCTGCAGCGCTTCTGCGGAGCGGCCGTACCGCAGTAA
- a CDS encoding DUF1700 domain-containing protein, producing the protein MSPERKQFLSLISLHLSGLPEGERSEAVRKADRQIDHAVRSGLTEQAALIRLGDPKVIAEEYRGQARESKRGARSFKGVLRLIGFCCTTGLLTAIVVPFLAALAYGFGISSILIFAAGLLRTFGVPWIPLNLGPGLAIPAEYSMAATLIGGVVTGWIGYVSGGVLKKYLAFLSASYRRVQPGQSC; encoded by the coding sequence ATGAGTCCGGAAAGAAAACAATTCTTATCATTAATCTCCCTGCATCTGAGCGGCCTGCCGGAGGGCGAGCGCTCGGAGGCGGTACGGAAGGCGGATAGACAGATTGACCACGCGGTACGAAGCGGGCTGACAGAGCAAGCCGCCCTCATCCGGCTTGGAGATCCGAAGGTCATAGCCGAGGAATACCGGGGGCAGGCCAGGGAGTCGAAAAGAGGGGCCCGATCCTTCAAGGGCGTCCTGCGTCTCATCGGGTTCTGCTGCACAACGGGCCTGCTCACGGCGATTGTCGTTCCGTTCCTGGCTGCCCTGGCGTACGGCTTTGGGATCAGTTCCATCCTCATTTTTGCAGCGGGCCTGCTCCGCACCTTCGGTGTTCCCTGGATTCCGCTGAACCTGGGGCCGGGGCTTGCCATTCCCGCGGAGTACAGCATGGCGGCCACCCTGATCGGAGGCGTCGTAACCGGGTGGATCGGGTATGTCAGCGGAGGGGTGCTCAAGAAGTATCTGGCGTTCCTCTCGGCAAGCTACCGCAGGGTACAGCCGGGCCAATCCTGTTAA
- a CDS encoding D-2-hydroxyacid dehydrogenase family protein, with product MKLRCAVLDDYQRAAASLADWSSLEDRVEVEFFHEHEDDEDKLAAALERFEIIVIMRERTPFRASLLGRLPRLKLLVTTGMRNASVDLAAAAGQGVAVCGTRGNPEPTPELTWALILGLARRLVPEHQALRSNGPWQSTLGIDLYGKRLGLLGLGTVGSRVARVGLAFGMEVAAWSPNLTAERAAEVGVQLAASKEELLESSDFVSVHLVLGDRSRGLLGREELKRMRPTAYLINTSRAPIVDREALVEALQEGWIAGAGVDVYDREPLPADDVFRTLPNVLTTPHLGYVTERNYRTFYGDAVEDIRAFLAGEPVRKLN from the coding sequence ATGAAACTTCGCTGCGCTGTATTGGATGATTACCAGCGGGCTGCAGCCTCGCTTGCGGACTGGTCTTCCCTGGAGGACCGGGTGGAGGTGGAATTCTTCCATGAACACGAGGACGATGAGGACAAGCTCGCGGCCGCCCTTGAGCGCTTCGAGATTATCGTGATCATGCGGGAACGGACGCCGTTTCGCGCTTCGCTTCTCGGGCGGCTGCCCCGGCTGAAGCTGCTCGTGACGACGGGCATGCGCAACGCCTCGGTCGATCTGGCGGCCGCGGCTGGGCAAGGGGTCGCCGTCTGCGGAACCCGGGGCAACCCGGAGCCGACGCCGGAGCTGACCTGGGCGCTCATCCTCGGGCTGGCCCGCCGCCTGGTGCCGGAGCATCAGGCCCTGCGGTCGAACGGGCCCTGGCAGAGCACGCTCGGCATCGACCTGTACGGCAAGCGGCTCGGCCTGCTGGGCCTTGGCACCGTGGGTTCCCGCGTGGCCCGCGTCGGCCTGGCCTTCGGCATGGAGGTCGCAGCCTGGAGCCCGAACCTCACGGCGGAGCGGGCCGCAGAGGTCGGCGTGCAGCTTGCCGCCTCGAAGGAAGAGCTGCTCGAGAGCAGCGACTTCGTCTCGGTCCACCTCGTGCTCGGCGACCGTTCGCGAGGGCTGCTCGGCAGGGAGGAGCTGAAGCGGATGCGGCCCACCGCTTATCTCATCAATACCTCCCGCGCACCGATCGTCGACCGGGAGGCCCTGGTCGAAGCGCTGCAGGAGGGCTGGATTGCCGGCGCGGGGGTTGACGTGTACGACCGGGAGCCGCTCCCGGCGGACGACGTGTTCCGGACGCTGCCGAATGTGCTGACCACCCCGCATCTCGGATATGTGACCGAGCGGAACTACCGCACCTTCTACGGGGATGCCGTGGAGGATATCCGAGCGTTTTTGGCCGGGGAGCCGGTCCGCAAGCTGAACTGA
- a CDS encoding regulatory YrvL family protein, giving the protein MSDSGQTSGTPPEEPMSFKEKTLAVSAFALFLVFVLIFVLAAVFFLFTGTFHLLGIEYDSWRSVFVFIGAGFVADLALGFLLLFPKVLCTLYFARSPRWQLFLFLLLLQFTFDLISVHYIDEWMDGVSIGSGAEAAFVLIMLALDKLLPDRKKEKWAQGPPQGMS; this is encoded by the coding sequence TTGTCCGATTCCGGTCAGACCTCCGGAACTCCCCCGGAAGAGCCCATGTCGTTCAAAGAGAAGACGCTGGCCGTTTCTGCCTTCGCCCTGTTTCTTGTCTTTGTGCTGATCTTTGTGCTTGCCGCCGTATTCTTCCTGTTTACCGGTACGTTTCATCTTCTCGGCATTGAGTATGATTCCTGGCGGTCGGTCTTCGTTTTTATCGGTGCAGGCTTTGTGGCGGATCTCGCGCTGGGGTTTCTCCTCCTGTTTCCCAAGGTGCTCTGTACCCTGTATTTCGCGAGGAGCCCGCGGTGGCAGCTGTTCCTTTTCCTCCTGCTGCTCCAATTCACCTTTGATCTCATCTCCGTGCATTATATCGACGAGTGGATGGATGGAGTGTCGATCGGCAGCGGAGCGGAAGCCGCCTTTGTTCTGATCATGCTGGCCCTAGACAAGCTGCTCCCGGACAGGAAGAAGGAGAAGTGGGCTCAGGGGCCTCCCCAGGGCATGAGCTGA
- a CDS encoding YqaE/Pmp3 family membrane protein, which translates to MMYLLAILLPPVAVLLSGKPFQAFLNLILTLCFWLPGAIHACMVVHEKKQDRRMERLQRGLYK; encoded by the coding sequence ATGATGTATCTGCTTGCCATTCTGCTGCCGCCCGTCGCCGTCCTTCTCTCCGGCAAACCGTTCCAAGCGTTCCTGAATCTCATTCTTACGCTCTGTTTTTGGCTGCCGGGCGCGATTCATGCCTGTATGGTCGTTCACGAGAAAAAGCAGGACCGCCGCATGGAGCGCCTGCAGCGGGGCTTATATAAGTAA